Proteins co-encoded in one Lynx canadensis isolate LIC74 chromosome C1, mLynCan4.pri.v2, whole genome shotgun sequence genomic window:
- the FUCA1 gene encoding tissue alpha-L-fucosidase: MKSRAVGAGLVLLLLVLLRAAYVRGFRPQPRYTPDWQSLDSRPLPEWFDKAKFGVFVHWGVFSVPAWGSEWFWWHWKGEGLPQYEQFMRDNYPPGFSYADFGPQFTARFFNPDSWADLFQAAGAKYVVLTTKHHEGFTNWPSPVSWNWNSKDVGPHRDLVGELGKAVQKRNMRYGLYHSLLEWFHPLYLLDKKNGFKTQHFVHAKTMPELYDLVYRYEPDLIWSDGEWECPDTYWNSTEFLSWLYNDSPVKDKVVVNDRWGQNCSCHHGGYYNCQDKFKPESLPNHKWEMCSSIDKVSWGYRRNMVISDVATECEIISELVQTVSLGGNYLLNIGPTKDGLIVPIFQERLLAVGKWLSINGEAIYSSKPWRKQLEKNTTSVWYTSRETTVYAIFLHWPENGVLSLVSPITTSTTQITMLGIQKDLKWSTDPEGGLLIYLPQLPLLTLPVDFGWTIKLVGVE, from the exons ATGAAGTCGCGGGCGGTGGGCGCCgggctggtgctgctgctgctggtgctgctccGAGCCGCATACGTGCGCGGGTTCCGGCCTCAGCCCCGTTATACCCCGGACTGGCAGAGTCTGGACTCCCGGCCGCTGCCGGAGTGGTTCGACAAGGCCAAGTTCGGGGTGTTCGTGCACTGGGGCGTGTTCTCGGTGCCGGCCTGGGGCAGCGAGTGGTTCTGGTGGCACTGGAAGGGCGAGGGGCTGCCGCAGTACGAGCAGTTCATGAGGGACAACTACCCGCCCGGCTTCAGCTACGCCGACTTCGGGCCGCAATTCACCGCGCGCTTCTTCAACCCGGACAGCTGGGCCGATCTCTTCCAGGCGGCGGGGGCCAA ATACGTAGTCCTGACAACAAAGCATCACGAAGGCTTCACAAACTGGCCAAGTCCTGTGTCTTGGAACTGGAACTCCAAGGATGTGGGTCCCCATCGCGATTTGGTTGGTGAGTTGGGAAAAGCTGTTCAGAAGAG gaacaTGCGTTATGGACTCTATCACTCACTTTTAGAATGGTTCCACCCACTCTACCTACTTGATAAGAAAAATGGCTTCAAAACACAGCATTTTGTCCATGCAAAAACAATGCCAGAACTGTACGACCTTgtttacag GTATGAACCTGACTTGATTTGGTCTGATGGAGAGTGGGAATGTCCTGATACTTACTGGAACTCTACAGAGTTTCTTTCTTGGCTCTACAATGATAGCCCAGTCAAG gaCAAGGTAGTGGTAAATGACCGATGGGGTCAGAACTGTTCCTGTCACCATGGAGGATACTACAACTGTCAGGATAAATTCAAGCCAGAGAGCTTGCCAAATCACAAGTGGGAAATGTGTAGCTCCATAGACAAGGTCTCCTGGGGCTATCGTCGCAACATGGTGATATCTGACGTCGCAACTGAGTGTGAAATCATTTCG GAACTGGTTCAGACAGTGAGCTTGGGAGGCAACTACCTTCTCAACATTGGACCAACTAAAGATGGGCTGATAGTTCCCATCTTCCAAGAAAGGCTTCTTGCTGTTGGGAAGTGGCTGAGCATCAATGGGGAGGCCATCTATTCCTCTAAACCGTGGAGGAAGCAACTGGAGAAGAACACGACATCTGTGTG gtATACCTCAAGAGAAACAACTGTTTATGCCATTTTCCTGCACTGGCCAGAAAATGGAGTCTTAAGCCTCGTATCCCCCATAACTACCTCGACTACACAG ATAACGATGCTGGGGATCCAAAAAGATCTGAAATGGTCTACAGATCCAGAAGGAGGTCTACTCATTTATCTGCCCCAGTTACCACTCCTTACTCTCCCAGTTGACTTTGGTTGGACTATAAAGCTGGTAGGAGTGGAGTGA
- the CNR2 gene encoding cannabinoid receptor 2, with product MERRWVMEAANGCKDGLDFNPMKEYMVLNASQRIAIAVLCTSLALLSALENLAVLYLILSSHRLRRKPSYLFISSLAVADFLASVIFACNFVNFHVFHGVDSQAVFLLKIGSVTITFTASVGSLLLTAIDRYLCLCYPPTYKALLTRGRALATLGIMWVLSALVSYLPLMGWTCCPSPCSELFPLIPNNYLLGWLLFIAFLFFGIIYTYGHVLWKAHQHVASLAEHQDRQVPGMARMRLDVRLAKTLGVVLAVLFICWFPVLALMVYSLTATLSDQVKKVFAFCSLLCLVNSMVNPIIYALRSGEIRSSAHRCLAHWRKHLRRRGLEGSKEVPRSSVTETEADVKITPWPDSRGLYCSDR from the coding sequence ATGGAGAGACGCTGGGTGATGGAGGCGGCCAATGGCTGCAAGGATGGCTTGGATTTCAACCCCATGAAAGAGTACATGGTCCTGAACGCTTCCCAGAGGATCGCTATTGCGGTGCTGTGCACCTCCCTGGCCCTGCTAAGCGCCCTGGAGAACCTGGCCGTGCTCTACCTGATCCTGTCCTCCCACCGGCTCCGCAGGAAGCCTTCGTATCTGTTCATTAGCAGCTTGGCTGTGGCTGACTTCCTGGCCAGCGTGATCTTTGCTTGCAACTTTGTCAATTTCCACGTCTTCCACGGCGTGGACTCTCAGGCTGTCTTCCTGCTGAAGATTGGCAGCGTGACGATTACCTTCACAGCCTCTGTAGGCAGCCTACTGCTGACCGCCATTGACCGCTACCTCTGTCTGTGCTACCCACCCACATACAAAGCCCTACTCACCCGTGGGAGGGCGCTGGCAACCCTGGGCATCATGTGGGTCCTCTCAGCATTGGTCTCCTACCTGCCCCTTATGGGATGGACCTGCTGTCCCAGTCCCTGCTCTGAGCTTTTCCCCCTGATTCCCAATAACTATCTGCTGGGCTGGCTCCTGTTCATTGCCTTCCTCTTCTTTGGCATCATCTACACTTACGGGCACGTCCTCTGGAAGGCCCATCAGCATGTAGCCAGCTTGGCTGAACACCAGGACAGGCAGGTGCCAGGAATGGCACGGATGAGGCTGGATGTGAGGTTGGCCAAGACCCTGGGGGTGGTGCTGGCCGTGCTTTTCATCTGCTGGTTCCCGGTGCTGGCCCTCATGGTCTACAGCCTGACCGCCACCCTAAGCGACCAGGTCAAGAAGGTCTTCGCCTTCTGCTCTTTGCTCTGCCTTGTCAACTCCATGGTCAACCCCATTATCTATGCCCTGAGGAGTGGGGAGATCCGCTCCTCTGCCCACCGCTGCCTGGCCCACTGGAGGAAGCATCTGAGGAGACGTGGGCTTGAAGGAAGCAAAGAAGTCCCGAGGTCCTCAGTTACTGAGACAGAGGCTGATGTGAAAATCACCCCGTGGCCGGATTCCAGAGGACTATACTGCTCTGATCGCTGA